A window of Paenibacillus sp. 19GGS1-52 contains these coding sequences:
- a CDS encoding substrate-binding domain-containing protein — protein sequence MKKNKVIAFLSVLMLLIGIVLTGCGDKANNASGKEKEKINIGVMLYNYTDIQGQEIKSYCSYLENNFDVKFNYATVGSSEEDHIKGLENLLASGVDGVISGYDTALEQSVSLAEEAGVYYAVVLGDVDGSVASDYFVGGIKQFGDNPADLGALYAEKAYSAGARNIGVTSFPEFAFRDAPAIISGMTEKMKELDVNDEVTIYPTEYHSFAPENASDAVTKIISEHPEVDTIFGLGSGMDFVYPAILNSSTPGIRLLALGYNNSTTAGLEYGNILMAGTNNYTQIVANAFAQLYDRIKGKVYPDWQLNGRVNYVTLKSVEEANSFNKYVIPNVKSEGSVTADELKEVMMTYNESATWESLQKLTTRTLSEIEAARN from the coding sequence ATGAAGAAAAATAAAGTTATTGCTTTTCTAAGCGTGCTTATGCTGCTGATTGGAATCGTTCTCACCGGCTGCGGAGATAAAGCCAATAATGCAAGTGGAAAAGAGAAGGAAAAGATCAACATTGGAGTTATGCTGTACAATTATACGGATATTCAGGGTCAGGAAATAAAATCGTATTGCTCCTATTTAGAAAACAATTTCGATGTGAAGTTTAATTATGCAACAGTGGGCTCAAGTGAGGAAGACCATATTAAAGGCCTGGAGAATCTGCTTGCCTCAGGGGTAGATGGCGTCATCAGTGGTTATGATACCGCGCTCGAACAAAGCGTGAGCCTGGCGGAAGAAGCCGGTGTGTATTATGCGGTCGTGCTGGGTGATGTGGATGGAAGTGTAGCCAGCGACTACTTTGTTGGGGGAATCAAGCAATTTGGTGACAATCCAGCGGACCTGGGTGCCTTATATGCCGAGAAGGCTTATAGCGCTGGTGCCAGAAATATCGGAGTTACCTCATTTCCTGAGTTTGCCTTCCGGGACGCTCCGGCAATCATTTCGGGAATGACTGAGAAAATGAAGGAGCTGGACGTGAATGATGAAGTCACTATTTATCCAACGGAATATCACTCCTTTGCACCAGAGAATGCAAGCGATGCAGTAACCAAAATCATCTCCGAGCATCCGGAGGTCGATACGATCTTTGGCTTGGGTTCGGGAATGGATTTTGTCTACCCAGCTATTCTAAATAGTTCCACTCCCGGAATCCGTCTGCTCGCTCTGGGATATAACAACTCTACAACTGCGGGTCTCGAGTACGGCAATATCTTGATGGCCGGAACGAACAATTACACGCAAATTGTGGCTAATGCCTTTGCACAGCTGTACGACCGGATCAAAGGAAAAGTTTATCCTGACTGGCAGCTTAATGGAAGGGTCAATTATGTAACACTGAAATCAGTGGAAGAAGCCAATAGTTTTAATAAATATGTCATTCCGAATGTCAAGTCTGAAGGTTCGGTTACTGCAGACGAACTGAAAGAAGTGATGATGACTTACAACGAATCTGCTACTTGGGAATCATTGCAGAAGTTAACCACCCGTACATTATCTGAAATTGAAGCGGCTAGAAATTAA
- a CDS encoding ABC transporter permease: MEQGNASTKGSRDSIWDLSSILDFLKKNKNTIIQYAGLALVIVVFAILTGGDLLSSFNLRTILKQLAVLFTISVGMVFIFSHGSMDISVGAVMALSSMIAVYTLNSGAPLAIGILAAVAVSVICYLLNVFIAIQFGLMSVISSLSIMFIARGLVTYNVSTASKKIGVMNSEQLKLLGRNIPFILIFLVLVGLIGIVLFHYTKIGKYNRAIGDNPLAAMQSGVQVKKTKVIGYALAGVLVGFASILSLARSTVISENTGSGMEMDVIVALILGGLSLNGGSKAKMSSAIVGSITYILLNNGLVMVGVATEVVSLVKGIVFLLVVFLLLKRPSSEVMPR, translated from the coding sequence ATGGAACAGGGTAATGCATCTACAAAAGGGAGCCGCGACAGTATATGGGATTTATCGAGCATTCTCGACTTTCTGAAAAAAAATAAGAATACCATCATTCAGTATGCAGGTTTGGCACTGGTCATTGTGGTCTTTGCCATACTAACGGGTGGGGACTTGCTATCAAGCTTTAACCTGCGGACGATTCTCAAGCAGCTTGCGGTGCTGTTCACGATTTCGGTGGGTATGGTCTTTATCTTTTCCCATGGCAGCATGGACATATCGGTAGGCGCGGTTATGGCGCTAAGCTCCATGATAGCGGTTTATACGCTGAATTCTGGTGCGCCGCTCGCAATCGGCATTCTAGCAGCCGTTGCCGTATCCGTTATTTGTTATCTGCTTAATGTATTCATCGCCATACAGTTTGGGTTGATGTCCGTAATTTCCTCCCTTTCTATCATGTTTATTGCAAGAGGGCTTGTGACCTATAACGTATCCACTGCTTCCAAGAAGATTGGAGTAATGAATTCGGAGCAACTCAAGCTGCTGGGTAGAAATATCCCGTTTATTCTGATCTTCCTTGTATTAGTAGGCTTGATCGGAATCGTACTGTTTCATTACACGAAGATTGGCAAGTATAACAGGGCTATTGGTGATAATCCCCTGGCCGCTATGCAAAGTGGGGTACAGGTGAAAAAGACAAAAGTCATCGGCTATGCTTTGGCGGGTGTGTTGGTGGGCTTCGCTTCTATATTATCTTTGGCGCGTTCGACGGTTATCAGCGAGAACACGGGATCAGGCATGGAGATGGACGTCATTGTGGCCCTTATTTTGGGCGGCCTGTCCCTGAATGGCGGCAGTAAGGCGAAGATGAGCTCGGCGATTGTAGGCAGCATTACTTATATTTTGCTCAATAACGGGTTGGTAATGGTGGGGGTGGCTACGGAAGTGGTCTCTTTAGTGAAGGGGATTGTGTTTTTGCTGGTGGTGTTCCTGCTGCTTAAGCGTCCTTCCTCTGAAGTTATGCCTCGTTAA
- a CDS encoding sugar ABC transporter ATP-binding protein: MEKKIFLETRNISKKFNDVTAVNQISMNIRLGEIRGLIGENGSGKSTISAMISGLLPVTSGEMRIAETPYRPKNTLDAREHKISMIVQETGTIPELSIAENMFLGEEKQFVKRGFVDHKRMNREAERALELIELRELDVTRSMYTLTFEQRKLIEIARALYYDPTLFIVDETTTALSHEGRVLIHQIMRKRRDQNKAVLFISHDLSELMDVCDVLTVMRDGNLVTTIEKQNFDENYIKQSMVGRVIEGNYYRVDYDGTHDNQVMVEVKNVSTPVLNTIQLELHKGEILGIGGLSGSGMHELGKLMYGGLNPDQGEVIVYELQEGGAPAIPHKLNSIKTALASGIGYVSKDRDKETLIMEASIKDNLVLSALDQLSHFGLILPGQEKQFAARQMEDLKIKASSMNQNVGELSGGNKQKVSFGKWIGNHSKILILDSPTRGVDVGVKTTMYQLLYTLKQEGYSILMISEELTELIGMSDRILMMKDGRIRKEFSRSENLSEAMLIEHMI; encoded by the coding sequence ATGGAAAAGAAAATTTTTTTGGAGACCAGGAATATAAGCAAAAAATTTAATGATGTAACCGCTGTTAATCAGATCAGTATGAATATTAGGCTCGGTGAGATTCGGGGCCTCATCGGAGAGAATGGCTCTGGAAAGTCAACTATTTCGGCTATGATCAGCGGCTTGCTTCCCGTCACGAGCGGTGAAATGCGGATTGCTGAGACGCCCTACCGTCCCAAGAACACACTTGATGCGAGAGAACATAAAATTTCAATGATTGTGCAGGAGACAGGGACTATTCCCGAACTGTCGATTGCAGAGAATATGTTTCTTGGCGAGGAAAAGCAGTTTGTTAAGCGTGGATTCGTTGACCATAAACGGATGAATCGGGAGGCGGAGCGGGCGTTGGAACTGATTGAGCTCCGCGAACTCGATGTAACCAGATCTATGTATACGCTGACGTTTGAACAGAGGAAGCTGATCGAAATCGCGAGAGCCCTATACTATGATCCTACGTTATTCATTGTCGATGAGACAACAACCGCCTTATCACATGAAGGCAGAGTGCTGATCCACCAAATTATGCGCAAACGCAGAGACCAGAATAAAGCTGTATTGTTTATTTCCCACGATCTTAGCGAATTGATGGATGTCTGTGATGTGCTGACGGTAATGCGGGATGGAAACCTTGTAACTACGATTGAGAAGCAGAATTTTGATGAGAATTACATTAAACAATCTATGGTTGGTAGGGTCATTGAAGGGAATTATTACCGTGTTGATTACGATGGTACTCATGACAATCAGGTCATGGTCGAGGTCAAAAATGTCAGCACCCCCGTTCTGAACACCATTCAGCTGGAACTGCACAAAGGTGAGATTCTGGGGATAGGCGGACTATCAGGCAGTGGAATGCATGAGCTGGGCAAATTAATGTATGGAGGGCTAAATCCAGATCAGGGAGAGGTCATAGTCTATGAACTGCAAGAGGGCGGCGCTCCAGCTATTCCCCATAAATTGAACAGTATCAAGACAGCATTGGCCAGCGGAATCGGCTATGTATCCAAGGACAGAGATAAAGAAACGTTAATTATGGAAGCGTCTATCAAGGACAATTTGGTTTTGTCCGCGCTGGATCAGCTTTCACACTTTGGCTTGATTCTACCCGGCCAAGAGAAGCAATTTGCCGCGAGACAAATGGAAGACCTGAAGATTAAAGCCAGCAGCATGAACCAGAATGTGGGGGAATTGTCTGGAGGTAACAAACAAAAGGTTTCCTTCGGGAAATGGATTGGAAACCACTCGAAAATACTAATATTGGACAGCCCTACCCGGGGTGTGGATGTAGGTGTGAAAACCACCATGTATCAGTTGCTCTACACGTTGAAGCAGGAGGGTTATTCCATACTGATGATTTCGGAGGAACTGACAGAGTTGATCGGCATGAGCGACCGGATTCTAATGATGAAGGACGGAAGAATCCGCAAGGAGTTCTCCCGGTCGGAGAATCTCAGTGAGGCTATGCTGATTGAACACATGATTTAG